Proteins encoded by one window of Arachis ipaensis cultivar K30076 chromosome B04, Araip1.1, whole genome shotgun sequence:
- the LOC107638944 gene encoding telomere repeat-binding factor 1 isoform X2 — protein MGAPKQKWTSEEEAALKAGVVKHGVGKWRTILKDPEFSGVLYLRSNVDLKDKWRNLSVMANGWSSREKSRLAIRRVHQAPKHDENPFAVPPFTPSDEDIVDVKPIQVSREVVPFSGPKRSIVRLDNLIMEAITTLKETGGSNKTTIAAFIEVKRRYRIAPTPAYSDRRRSSSLLMDGRQKASLRGDKEETNVLTKSQVDLELAKIRSMSAQEAAAVAARAVAEAEAAIAEAEEAAREAETAEADAEAAQAFADAAMKTLKGRNTPKMMIHA, from the exons ATGGGTGCTCCTAAGCAGAAATGGACATCTGAAGAGGAAGCAGCTCTTAAAGCTGGAGTTGTCAAGCATGGGGTTGGTAAATGGCGTACAATACTCAAGGATCCAGAATTTAGTGGTGTTTTGTATCTGCGGTCCAATGTGGATCTCAAG GATAAATGGAGAAATCTGAGTGTGATGGCAAATGGATGGAGTTCTAGGGAAAAGTCTAGGTTGGCTATCAGAAGGGTGCATCAAGCCCCAAAACACGACGAGAACCCTTTCGCTGTCCCTCCTTTTACTCCAAgtgatgaagatattgttgatgTTAAGCCTATTCAAGTTTCTAGAGAGGTGGTGCCATTTTCTGGTCCAAAAAGGTCTATTGTAAG ATTGGATAACCTTATAATGGAGGCAATAACTACCTTGAAGGAAACTGGTGGTTCTAATAAGACAACTATTGCAGCTTTCATAGAG GTAAAACGCAGATATAGGATTGCACCTACGCCAGCATATTCTGacagaagaagaagctcaagCTTGTTAATGGATGGGAGGCAGAAAGCCTCTTTGAGAGGTGACAAGGAAGAGACCAATGTCCTTACGAAGTCTCAGGTAGATTTAGAATTAGCAAAGATAAGGTCGATGTCTGCACAAGAGGCAGCTGCAGTTGCTGCTCGAGCAGTTGCAGAAGCAGAAGCTGCCATAGCAGAAGCTGAAGAGGCAGCAAGAGAGGCAGAGACAGCAGAAGCTGATGCAGAGGCGGCACAAGCTTTTGCAGATGCTGCTATGAAAACACTGAAGGGTCGAAACACCCCAAAGATG ATGATCCATGCTTAA
- the LOC107638944 gene encoding telomere repeat-binding factor 1 isoform X1, with translation MGAPKQKWTSEEEAALKAGVVKHGVGKWRTILKDPEFSGVLYLRSNVDLKDKWRNLSVMANGWSSREKSRLAIRRVHQAPKHDENPFAVPPFTPSDEDIVDVKPIQVSREVVPFSGPKRSIVRLDNLIMEAITTLKETGGSNKTTIAAFIEDQYWAPPDFKRLLSAKLKYLTACGKLIKVKRRYRIAPTPAYSDRRRSSSLLMDGRQKASLRGDKEETNVLTKSQVDLELAKIRSMSAQEAAAVAARAVAEAEAAIAEAEEAAREAETAEADAEAAQAFADAAMKTLKGRNTPKMMIHA, from the exons ATGGGTGCTCCTAAGCAGAAATGGACATCTGAAGAGGAAGCAGCTCTTAAAGCTGGAGTTGTCAAGCATGGGGTTGGTAAATGGCGTACAATACTCAAGGATCCAGAATTTAGTGGTGTTTTGTATCTGCGGTCCAATGTGGATCTCAAG GATAAATGGAGAAATCTGAGTGTGATGGCAAATGGATGGAGTTCTAGGGAAAAGTCTAGGTTGGCTATCAGAAGGGTGCATCAAGCCCCAAAACACGACGAGAACCCTTTCGCTGTCCCTCCTTTTACTCCAAgtgatgaagatattgttgatgTTAAGCCTATTCAAGTTTCTAGAGAGGTGGTGCCATTTTCTGGTCCAAAAAGGTCTATTGTAAG ATTGGATAACCTTATAATGGAGGCAATAACTACCTTGAAGGAAACTGGTGGTTCTAATAAGACAACTATTGCAGCTTTCATAGAG GACCAATATTGGGCACCACCTGACTTCAAAAGGTTGTTGTCAGCAAAGTTAAAGTATTTGACAGCATGTGGAAAGCTGATCAAG GTAAAACGCAGATATAGGATTGCACCTACGCCAGCATATTCTGacagaagaagaagctcaagCTTGTTAATGGATGGGAGGCAGAAAGCCTCTTTGAGAGGTGACAAGGAAGAGACCAATGTCCTTACGAAGTCTCAGGTAGATTTAGAATTAGCAAAGATAAGGTCGATGTCTGCACAAGAGGCAGCTGCAGTTGCTGCTCGAGCAGTTGCAGAAGCAGAAGCTGCCATAGCAGAAGCTGAAGAGGCAGCAAGAGAGGCAGAGACAGCAGAAGCTGATGCAGAGGCGGCACAAGCTTTTGCAGATGCTGCTATGAAAACACTGAAGGGTCGAAACACCCCAAAGATG ATGATCCATGCTTAA
- the LOC107638943 gene encoding ent-kaurenoic acid oxidase 1 isoform X1, with amino-acid sequence MMMEIGVVVVVVAIVVVVVLMVMKNVNWWLYESKLGEKQYSLPPGDMGWPFIGNMWSFLRAFKSSDPDSFLSAFVSRFGKTGMYKALMFGNPSVIVTTPETCKRVLTDDEKFKPGWPRSTIELVGKKSFISMAYEEHKRLRRLTSSSINGMEALSLYLTYIEKNVISSLEKWTKMGQIEFLTEIRKLTFKIIMHIFLSNESEPIMEALEREYTALNYGIRAMKINIPGFAYHKAFKARKNLLSVFQSIVDERRKLRKEYSPMKAKDMMDSLLDAEDDNGRKLSDEEIIDVMLMYLNAGHESSGHITMWATYFLQKHPEYFQKAKEEQEEIIRRRPSTQKGLTLKEIRQMDFLYKVIDETMRVITFSLVVFREAKSDVVMNGYTIPKGWKALVWFRSVHLDPEIYPNPKEFNPHRWDNNEHKAGEFLPFGGGSRLCPGNDLAKMEIAVFLHHFLLNYQFEQLNPKCPVRYLPHTRPMDNCLGRLKKRSTST; translated from the exons ATGATGATGGAGATaggagtggtggtggtggtggtggccattgtagtagtagtagtattaatgGTTATGAAGAATGTGAATTGGTGGCTGTATGAATCCAAATTGGGGGAAAAGCAGTACTCTCTGCCACCAGGTGACATGGGATGGCCCTTCATTGGCAATATGTGGTCCTTCCTCAGAGCTTTCAAGTCCTCTGATCCTGATTCCTTCCTCTCTGCTTTTGTCTCCAG ATTTGGAAAAACTGGAATGTACAAGGCTTTGATGTTTGGGAACCCAAGTGTGATTGTGACAACACCAGAAACATGCAAAAGGGTGTTAACAGATGATGAAAAATTCAAACCAGGTTGGCCTAGATCAACCATTGAGCTTGTTGGCAAGAAGTCATTCATTTCCATGGCGTACGAAGAACACAAGCGCCTCCGGCGTCTGACATCTTCGTCCATCAATGGCATGGAGGCGCTGTCGCTTTACTTGACATACATTGAAAAAAATGTGATAAGTTCTTTGGAGAAATGGACCAAAATGGGACAAATTGAGTTCTTAACTGAGATAAGGAAGCTTACATTTAAGATCATAATGCATATTTTCCTAAGCAATGAAAGTGAACCTATTATGGAAGCATTGGAAAGGGAATACACTGCTCTTAACTATGGAATTAGAGCCATGAAGATTAATATTCCTGGATTTGCATACCATAAAGCATTCAAG GCTAGAAAAAATCTATTGTCTGTATTTCAATCTATTGTGGATGAGAGAAGGAAATTAAGGAAGGAATATTCGCCTATGAAAGCCAAGGATATGATGGATTCTCTGCTAGATGCTGAAGATGACAATGGAAGAAAGTTGAGTGATGAAGAAATCATTGATGTCATGCTGATGTACTTGAATGCTGGCCATGAATCTTCAGGACATATTACTATGTGGGCAACCTATTTCCTCCAAAAGCACCCTGAATATTTCCAAAAGGCTAAG GAAGAGCAAGAGGAAATCATAAGGAGAAGACCTTCTACACAGAAAGGGTTGACACTGAAGGAAATTAGACAGATGGATTTTCTCTACAAG GTGATTGATGAAACAATGCGTGTGATTACATTCTCACTGGTGGTTTTTAGGGAGGCGAAATCCGATGTCGTTATGAATG GTTACACCATTCCAAAAGGTTGGAAAGCTCTTGTGTGGTTCAGATCAGTTCATCTTGATCCTGAGATATATCCTAATCCAAAGGAATTTAATCCCCACAGATGGGATAAT aatgaACATAAGGCTGGAGAATTCCTTCCCTTTGGAGGAGGAAGTAGACTCTGTCCTGGGAATGATCTTGCTAAGATGGAAATAGCAGTTTTTCTTCACCATTTCCTTCTTAATTACCA ATTTGAACAGCTTAATCCTAAATGCCCTGTGAGATACCTACCTCATACAAGGCCAATGGACAATTGCTTGGGAAGGTTAAAGAAACGTTCAACATCAACCTAA
- the LOC107638943 gene encoding ent-kaurenoic acid oxidase 1 isoform X2, with protein MMMEIGVVVVVVAIVVVVVLMVMKNVNWWLYESKLGEKQYSLPPGDMGWPFIGNMWSFLRAFKSSDPDSFLSAFVSRFGKTGMYKALMFGNPSVIVTTPETCKRVLTDDEKFKPGWPRSTIELVGKKSFISMAYEEHKRLRRLTSSSINGMEALSLYLTYIEKNVISSLEKWTKMGQIEFLTEIRKLTFKIIMHIFLSNESEPIMEALEREYTALNYGIRAMKINIPGFAYHKAFKARKNLLSVFQSIVDERRKLRKEYSPMKAKDMMDSLLDAEDDNGRKLSDEEIIDVMLMYLNAGHESSGHITMWATYFLQKHPEYFQKAKEEQEEIIRRRPSTQKGLTLKEIRQMDFLYKVIDETMRVITFSLVVFREAKSDVVMNGKEEEERVLITLYGIWMNTQVTPFQKVGKLLCGSDQFILILRYILIQRNLIPTDGIIMNIRLENSFPLEEEVDSVLGMILLRWK; from the exons ATGATGATGGAGATaggagtggtggtggtggtggtggccattgtagtagtagtagtattaatgGTTATGAAGAATGTGAATTGGTGGCTGTATGAATCCAAATTGGGGGAAAAGCAGTACTCTCTGCCACCAGGTGACATGGGATGGCCCTTCATTGGCAATATGTGGTCCTTCCTCAGAGCTTTCAAGTCCTCTGATCCTGATTCCTTCCTCTCTGCTTTTGTCTCCAG ATTTGGAAAAACTGGAATGTACAAGGCTTTGATGTTTGGGAACCCAAGTGTGATTGTGACAACACCAGAAACATGCAAAAGGGTGTTAACAGATGATGAAAAATTCAAACCAGGTTGGCCTAGATCAACCATTGAGCTTGTTGGCAAGAAGTCATTCATTTCCATGGCGTACGAAGAACACAAGCGCCTCCGGCGTCTGACATCTTCGTCCATCAATGGCATGGAGGCGCTGTCGCTTTACTTGACATACATTGAAAAAAATGTGATAAGTTCTTTGGAGAAATGGACCAAAATGGGACAAATTGAGTTCTTAACTGAGATAAGGAAGCTTACATTTAAGATCATAATGCATATTTTCCTAAGCAATGAAAGTGAACCTATTATGGAAGCATTGGAAAGGGAATACACTGCTCTTAACTATGGAATTAGAGCCATGAAGATTAATATTCCTGGATTTGCATACCATAAAGCATTCAAG GCTAGAAAAAATCTATTGTCTGTATTTCAATCTATTGTGGATGAGAGAAGGAAATTAAGGAAGGAATATTCGCCTATGAAAGCCAAGGATATGATGGATTCTCTGCTAGATGCTGAAGATGACAATGGAAGAAAGTTGAGTGATGAAGAAATCATTGATGTCATGCTGATGTACTTGAATGCTGGCCATGAATCTTCAGGACATATTACTATGTGGGCAACCTATTTCCTCCAAAAGCACCCTGAATATTTCCAAAAGGCTAAG GAAGAGCAAGAGGAAATCATAAGGAGAAGACCTTCTACACAGAAAGGGTTGACACTGAAGGAAATTAGACAGATGGATTTTCTCTACAAG GTGATTGATGAAACAATGCGTGTGATTACATTCTCACTGGTGGTTTTTAGGGAGGCGAAATCCGATGTCGTTATGAATG gaaaagaagaagaagaaagagtacTAATAACTCTATATGGAATTTGGATGAACACACAGGTTACACCATTCCAAAAGGTTGGAAAGCTCTTGTGTGGTTCAGATCAGTTCATCTTGATCCTGAGATATATCCTAATCCAAAGGAATTTAATCCCCACAGATGGGATAAT aatgaACATAAGGCTGGAGAATTCCTTCCCTTTGGAGGAGGAAGTAGACTCTGTCCTGGGAATGATCTTGCTAAGATGGAAATAG